A genomic window from Eleginops maclovinus isolate JMC-PN-2008 ecotype Puerto Natales chromosome 9, JC_Emac_rtc_rv5, whole genome shotgun sequence includes:
- the haus5 gene encoding HAUS augmin-like complex subunit 5: MADRSLFRDLRRWATEEFNLPPDSLPNEGYFKTLCVGAGNSIWKYVIQHVFHQRNIRIMRGNLQWYKVIQDKELKQAEGQSEAAKQKDLQRKIEQLKAEISHLDSQISGTEEQQATQEQSVSRTWAQVEDSQRRELLLQAFRQRCIKGCQELSDDTQKVSGHCQILEQMARKAEVEVLFDNKPSSSSDGDNLNSKAAAEAQVLREVRELCDDRVRFYQSLQDSELKTTAKHMTREQRTAVFQYWLSAVEDLLGGYPPNHVLSALQYLASREQEELEEKLSALNVTWDVTTLKFRYESNHLLDMSAEDDDLPSVKSLLEDAWEEVEQSLVELALTRSRVQQLKNQLQARRREAEQEVSGIAEELHNDTMALSALELELQCVMQAAARDHIRERCIGLDQQARSRQEALRKLHSQWQSILDFRQLVVLRQEHIRGLIKGNSTAKTELIRLHRELQEFVLGKLVPQFEVVTAAASSQRNSISKEARQLGTISLPALDRRTIEGEQRIPASWLSIHRLQSPTFSSLCQSLEFPLYRAPEDLCSQARSQQLELRFLRQLLQLHSATLQKIQKEVELLHAPDQKALLFKVVEEDQKLLQNLVPRVRGLTQRSAQGLSDGAQVKTAISYWWDQPAQHVLAEVVKGGMTYQQWLQRWRHAAKAS, from the exons ATGGCGGACAGAAGTCTTTTTCGGGACTTGAGACGGTGGGCGACAGAGGAGTTCAATCTGCCCCCTGACAGCCTGCCTAATGAGGGCTACTTTAAAAC GCTCTGCGTTGGGGCAGGGAATTCAATATGGAAATATGTTATCCAACATGTTTTTCATCAGAG GAACATCAGGATCATGCGTGGCAATCTGCAGTG GTACAAAGTCATTCAAGACAAAGAG TTGAAGCAGGCTGAGGGACAGAGTGAGGCCGCTAAGCAAAAAGATCTTCAGAGGAAGATCGAGCAGCTGAAGGCTGAGATCAGTCACCTGGACTCTCAGATCAGTGGGACAGAGGAACAGCAGGCCACACAAG AGCAGTCCGTCAGCCGTACCTGGGCTCAGGTGGAGGACAGCCAGCGCAGAGAGCTGCTCCTGCAGGCTTTCAGGCAGCGCTGCATCAAGGGCTGCCAGGAGCTCTCTGATGACACACAAAAGGTCAGCGGGCACTGCCAGATTCTGGAACAAATGGCCAG GAAAGCAGAAGTTGAAGTGCTGTTTGATAATAAGCCCTCCAGCAGCAGTGACGGTGACAACCTGAACTCCAAAGCTGCAGCCGAGGCACAAGTCCTG CGTGAAGTGAGAGAGCTGTGTGACGACAGGGTCCGCTTCTACCAGTCTCTACAAGACAGTGAACTGAAGACCACAGCCAAACA TATGACCAGAGAACAGAGGACTGCTGTGTTCCAGTACTGGCTGAGTGCTGTGGAG GACCTGCTGGGCGGTTATCCTCCGAACCACGTCCTCTCAGCTTTACAGTATTTAGCGTCCAGAGAGCAAGAGGAACTGGAGGAGAAACTCTCTGCTCTGAACGTGACGTGGGATGTGACGACTCTAAA GTTCCGCTATGAAAGCAATCACCTTCTGGACATGTCAGCAGAAGATGATGATCTGCCATCAGTGAAGAGTCTCTTAGAG GATGCttgggaggaggtggagcagagTTTGGTGGAGCTGGCTCTGACCCGCTCCAGAGTGCAGCAGCTCAAGAACCAGCTGCAGGCCCGACGGAGGGAGGCGGAGCAGGAAGTGTCCGGCATCGCTGAGGAGCTCCACAACGACACCATGGCTCT GTCGGCTCTGGAGTTGGAGCTCCAGTGTGTGATGCAGGCTGCAGCCAGGGATCACATCAGAGAGCGCTGCATCGGACTGGACCAGCAGGCCAGGAGCCGACAGGAGGCGCTCAGGAAGCTGCACAGCCAGTGGCAGAGCATCCTGGACTTCAGACAACTAGTG GTTCTCAGACAGGAGCACATCAGAGGTCTGATTAAAGGAAACTCCACGGCCAAGACTGAGCTGATCCGTCTGCATAGAGAG ttgcAGGAGTTTGTCCTCGGTAAACTGGTGCCTCAGTTTGAAGTCGTAACCGCTGCAGCCAGCAGTCAGAGGAACTCCATTTCAAAGGAGGCCAGACAACTGGGAACCATTTCACTTCCTGCTCTGGACCGGAGGACTATTGAAGG AGAACAGAGGATCCCAGCGTCCTGGCTGTCCATCCATCGCCTGCAGTCTCCGACCTTCAGCAGCCTGTGTCAGAGTCTGGAGTTCCCGCTGTACAGG GCTCCAGAAGACCTGTGTTCACAGGCTCGTTCCCAGCAGCTGGAGTTACGTTTTCTCCGTCAGTTACTGCAGCTGCACTCTGCTACTCTGCAGAAAATACAGAAGGAGGTGGAGTTGCTGCATGCACCTGATCAAAAAG CTCTGCTGTTCAAAGTGGTGGAGGAGGATCAGAAGCTTCTGCAGAATCTGGTACCGAGAGTCAGAGGCCTCACCCAGCGTAGCGCCCAGGGCCTTTCTGACGGGGCCCAGGTGAAAACTGCCATCTCTTACTG GTGGGATCAGCCAGCCCAGCATGTCCTAGCTGAGGTCGTAAAAGGAGGAATGACTTACCAGCAGTGGCTACAGAGGTGGAGACATGCTGCCAAAGCCTCTTAG